The following proteins are encoded in a genomic region of Reichenbachiella sp.:
- a CDS encoding DUF4105 domain-containing protein, with product MSFTYRLVFFVASCFILNPWQTNASDIQLSDEAEVIVLILDPTQVELYSAFGHSAFRVSDPANRIDLVFNYGIFDFDQPNFYLNFTKGKLYYKLGTGNYENYKRYYFREDRSWREHVLNINQADKQAIFDFLINNAKPENANYYYNYCYDNCATRMRDVIDLALNNRIQYDYSYASDSMSFRDLMDKYLTYQPWGDLGIDICLGAEIDETADGFHYQYMPLYLEEALKTATLKTDTAAVPVIASSEVMNVSSELPAERGFRPIHLFVIVFFVVGLITHRGLKYSANYRFIDVILFGVTGLLGCFLLFLWFGTDHLSKYNFNLLWAMPLNLVAVFLLFKKSKPDGLRIYFMVFGGLQILLIIFRELLPQVIHFALIPFLLALALRSFYLAYLLKENKSID from the coding sequence ATGTCATTCACTTATCGGCTAGTCTTCTTTGTTGCTTCATGCTTTATTCTGAATCCATGGCAGACTAATGCTTCGGATATTCAGCTTTCAGACGAGGCGGAAGTCATTGTGCTTATTTTGGACCCCACTCAGGTGGAACTTTATTCTGCATTTGGGCACAGCGCTTTCAGAGTGAGCGATCCTGCCAATCGAATCGACCTAGTTTTCAACTATGGTATTTTTGATTTTGATCAGCCCAATTTCTATTTAAATTTCACGAAAGGGAAACTCTATTACAAGCTTGGAACGGGCAATTATGAAAACTACAAGCGATATTATTTCAGAGAAGATCGCTCCTGGAGAGAGCATGTGCTCAATATCAATCAGGCAGACAAGCAGGCGATTTTTGATTTTCTGATCAACAATGCCAAGCCCGAAAATGCCAACTACTACTACAACTACTGCTACGACAACTGCGCCACACGTATGCGGGATGTCATTGATCTGGCGCTGAACAATCGAATCCAATACGATTACAGCTATGCCAGTGATTCGATGAGTTTTCGTGATTTGATGGACAAATATCTGACCTATCAACCATGGGGAGATCTGGGGATTGACATCTGTTTGGGCGCTGAGATCGACGAGACTGCCGACGGATTTCATTACCAATACATGCCGCTGTATCTAGAGGAAGCGCTGAAAACTGCGACACTAAAAACGGATACTGCTGCTGTGCCCGTCATCGCTTCTTCGGAGGTGATGAATGTAAGCTCGGAACTACCAGCCGAGCGCGGATTCAGGCCGATCCATTTGTTTGTTATAGTGTTTTTTGTGGTTGGGTTGATTACACATCGCGGCCTAAAGTATAGTGCCAATTATAGATTTATTGACGTAATCCTTTTTGGTGTCACAGGTTTGCTGGGATGCTTTCTTTTATTCCTTTGGTTTGGCACCGATCATTTATCAAAGTATAATTTCAATTTGCTTTGGGCGATGCCGCTGAATTTGGTTGCTGTTTTTTTATTGTTCAAAAAATCAAAGCCTGATGGGTTGAGGATTTACTTTATGGTTTTCGGCGGGCTCCAGATTTTGCTCATTATTTTCAGAGAGCTCTTGCCACAAGTCATTCACTTTGCCTTGATTCCGTTCTTACTCGCTTTAGCGCTCAGATCATTCTATCTGGCTTATTTGTTAAAAGAAAATAAATCCATTGATTAG
- a CDS encoding radical SAM/SPASM domain-containing protein, with protein MNAAKVFSSYYQSKHLGRFVNPSLPLSMAFEPTTSCNLRCRECPSGLRSFTRPTGMLDVDFFKEKIVEVKSHLAYLTFYFQGEPYLHPGFLDMVSHAAKNKIYTATSTNAHYLDEEKAEATVKSGLDRLIISIDGTSQDTYEQYRVGGQLEKVLEGTRNMVKWKKKLKAKTPHLIFQFLVVSPNEHQIADAEQLAKEIGVDEIQFKTAQIYDFENGSDLIPENQKYSRYTQSADGKFKLKNPLHNQCWKMWQSCVVTWDGKVVPCCFDKDASHVMGDWNNQSFEDIWYSQSYERFRRSILNSRASIDICKNCSEGLNVTLTDG; from the coding sequence ATGAATGCTGCCAAGGTATTTTCGAGCTACTATCAGTCGAAGCATTTGGGTCGATTTGTGAATCCTTCGCTACCCCTCAGCATGGCGTTCGAGCCTACCACGTCGTGCAACCTGAGATGCCGGGAGTGCCCCAGTGGCTTACGGTCTTTCACCCGGCCTACGGGTATGCTGGATGTTGATTTTTTCAAAGAAAAGATCGTTGAAGTAAAATCTCACCTGGCCTACCTCACCTTCTATTTTCAAGGAGAGCCGTATTTGCATCCTGGTTTTTTGGATATGGTGAGTCATGCGGCCAAAAACAAAATCTATACGGCCACCAGCACCAATGCCCATTATTTGGACGAAGAAAAAGCTGAGGCTACTGTCAAGTCTGGTTTGGATCGATTGATCATTTCTATCGACGGCACCAGCCAAGATACCTACGAGCAGTACCGCGTAGGCGGCCAACTCGAAAAGGTGCTCGAAGGCACCCGAAACATGGTGAAATGGAAAAAGAAACTCAAAGCCAAAACGCCACATTTGATTTTTCAATTTTTGGTGGTTAGTCCCAATGAGCATCAGATCGCAGACGCCGAACAACTGGCCAAAGAAATTGGTGTAGACGAAATACAATTCAAAACAGCTCAGATCTATGACTTCGAAAACGGATCTGATCTGATACCAGAAAACCAAAAGTACTCGCGATACACGCAAAGTGCTGATGGTAAATTCAAACTCAAAAACCCATTGCACAACCAGTGCTGGAAAATGTGGCAAAGCTGCGTGGTGACTTGGGATGGCAAAGTAGTGCCCTGCTGCTTCGACAAAGATGCCTCTCATGTGATGGGCGATTGGAATAATCAATCGTTTGAAGACATATGGTACAGTCAATCCTACGAACGATTCAGAAGAAGCATTCTAAATTCTCGCGCTTCCATAGACATTTGTAAAAACTGCTCCGAGGGGCTCAATGTAACTTTGACGGATGGCTAA
- a CDS encoding 2'-5' RNA ligase family protein: MAKPEQNLYFLALIPDEPVRSEVMAFKEEVKEKFNSKGALRSPPHITLHMPFKWRADREDQLIEKLSLFQFDQYPFQVTLNGFDFFEPRVVFVDVDKSAILTKLQKELSDFVRRELKLFNADYKDRGFHPHMTIGFRDLKKAVFPEVKSHYHNQSYQRQFEVSGYCLLKHNGERWEEFRWF, translated from the coding sequence ATGGCTAAACCCGAACAAAATCTGTACTTCCTTGCACTGATACCCGATGAGCCTGTGCGCTCTGAGGTGATGGCCTTCAAAGAAGAGGTAAAAGAAAAATTCAACTCCAAAGGCGCCCTTCGTTCGCCACCGCACATCACCTTGCACATGCCGTTCAAATGGCGAGCTGATAGAGAAGATCAGCTGATAGAGAAGTTATCATTGTTCCAGTTTGACCAGTATCCATTTCAGGTGACTTTGAATGGTTTTGATTTTTTCGAACCACGGGTAGTATTTGTGGATGTAGACAAGTCAGCAATCCTCACCAAACTGCAAAAAGAACTTTCAGATTTTGTAAGGCGCGAGCTCAAACTTTTCAATGCTGATTACAAAGACCGAGGGTTCCACCCACACATGACCATTGGTTTTCGGGATTTGAAAAAGGCCGTCTTTCCTGAAGTGAAATCGCATTATCATAACCAATCTTATCAAAGACAATTTGAAGTATCAGGCTACTGTTTGCTCAAGCACAATGGAGAGCGATGGGAAGAGTTTAGGTGGTTTTAG
- a CDS encoding DUF6702 family protein has product MTYLFFLLINYVSGMPLHAFHVSVCEIEYDEKQRRLEITHRIFLDDLEIALTDWSGEQVDVLNPPDFKQLDQMIGKYLTERASYSLNGKSVDVSYVGSEKEESVMYAYQVISNVKKVKSLKVTNTVLMETYDDQTNIVHMESGDQMKSLKLSGSETWGEVRFD; this is encoded by the coding sequence ATGACTTATTTATTTTTTCTGCTGATAAATTATGTAAGCGGTATGCCGCTTCATGCCTTCCATGTTTCAGTGTGTGAGATTGAATATGACGAGAAGCAGCGACGGTTAGAAATTACGCATCGAATCTTTCTCGATGATTTGGAAATTGCCCTGACTGACTGGTCCGGAGAGCAAGTGGATGTTTTGAATCCACCAGACTTCAAGCAGCTGGACCAGATGATTGGGAAGTATCTAACAGAAAGAGCTTCTTATTCTCTCAATGGCAAATCTGTAGACGTCTCCTACGTTGGATCAGAAAAAGAGGAAAGTGTGATGTATGCCTATCAAGTAATCTCCAATGTGAAAAAGGTAAAATCACTAAAGGTGACTAACACGGTACTGATGGAGACCTACGACGATCAAACCAATATTGTCCATATGGAAAGTGGAGACCAAATGAAGAGCCTGAAGTTATCTGGCTCAGAAACTTGGGGTGAAGTAAGGTTTGACTGA
- a CDS encoding HupE/UreJ family protein — translation MSEFQLFFSLGREHILDVNGYDHILFVIALAAVYLSTDWKRVLILVTAFTIGHSITLALVALDVFSINSSVVEFLIPVTIFITAVSNILRREQYILSDMSRLNYYFALFFGLIHGMGFSNYLKGLLGGETSIITQLFAFNLGLEVGQIIIVIAFMGIGYLMNKYINVSRKDWILAISSAVAGVAITLMIDTKFW, via the coding sequence ATGTCCGAGTTTCAATTGTTTTTCTCTTTGGGAAGAGAACATATATTAGATGTAAATGGCTATGATCACATCTTATTTGTGATCGCCCTTGCTGCTGTTTATCTATCTACAGATTGGAAGCGTGTGTTGATCTTGGTAACGGCCTTTACCATTGGACATTCCATCACTTTGGCACTTGTCGCACTTGATGTCTTCAGTATCAATTCTAGTGTGGTGGAATTTCTAATTCCTGTTACAATTTTTATTACTGCCGTCTCAAATATCTTGCGAAGAGAGCAATATATCTTGTCAGACATGAGTCGACTCAACTATTATTTCGCCCTATTTTTTGGATTGATTCACGGCATGGGTTTTTCCAATTATCTGAAGGGTTTATTGGGAGGGGAGACATCCATCATTACACAACTTTTTGCTTTCAACTTAGGATTAGAAGTAGGACAAATCATTATAGTGATTGCCTTTATGGGCATAGGCTATTTGATGAATAAATATATCAATGTATCGCGCAAGGATTGGATATTGGCGATTTCCTCAGCAGTTGCTGGAGTAGCCATCACTCTTATGATCGACACTAAATTTTGGTAA
- a CDS encoding M1 family metallopeptidase, with translation MKRNIIWALLLSPLFAFAQGEWNQKFEQLGTTLPTANTFRTASGAPGRDYWQQQADYKIVAELNDDDQSLTGRETITYFNNSPDQLSYLWLQLDQNMRSKSSDTPLITPNEMTSTMTGRDIQKVTQDYDFDGGFKISEVSDAAGQPLKHIINKTMMRVDLPKPLASGEQVTFNVAWSYNIQDRMELGGRSGYEYFPKDGNYLYTIAQWFPRMAVYDDVEGWQHKQFLGRGEFALEFGNYNVKLTVPSDFIVASTGTLQNENDVLTKTQRERFALAKKTYDKPVIIVTEAEARKAEASKAKGTKTWEYQADDVRDFAFAASRKFIWDAQAVKLDTKTPLAMSYYPKEGNPLWEKESTKAVANTLLTYSKHTIEYPYPVAISVHSASIGMEYPMICFNYGRPNEDGSYTDTKKWGMIGVIIHEVGHNFFPMIINSDERQWSWMDEGLDTFVQSLTEKEHYPEKPLKRGEARLIVDYMKGDKENIRPIMTNSEQILQFGDNAYGKPAAALSILRETVMGPELFDYAFKTYSERWAFKRPSPADFFRTMEDASAVDLDWFWKGWFYTTDHVDLSLSKVKWYKMDVPENDIENKGKKSKKAKISSGTNSQNLMDFANDAETFFFAETDPAGVSKNFHEFMNITDDASIKETNADRNFYELTFENKGGLVMPIIIEWTYEDGSKEREYLPAEIWKKNENVVTKVFAKNKKVTNIVVDPNQETADVATENNVFPRVENNSRFDNFMNDGE, from the coding sequence ATGAAAAGAAATATAATTTGGGCACTTCTTTTGAGTCCTTTATTTGCATTCGCTCAAGGCGAATGGAATCAAAAGTTTGAACAGTTGGGAACAACACTTCCCACCGCCAATACATTCAGAACAGCCTCCGGTGCTCCTGGCAGAGACTATTGGCAGCAGCAGGCAGACTACAAGATTGTAGCGGAACTCAACGACGATGATCAGTCACTGACTGGTCGTGAGACCATTACCTACTTCAATAATTCTCCGGATCAGTTGAGCTACCTGTGGTTGCAGTTGGATCAAAATATGAGGAGCAAATCTTCGGACACTCCTTTGATTACGCCCAATGAAATGACCAGCACCATGACAGGTAGAGACATTCAAAAGGTAACTCAAGATTACGACTTTGACGGTGGATTCAAAATCTCTGAGGTGTCGGATGCCGCAGGGCAGCCACTCAAGCATATCATCAACAAAACCATGATGCGCGTAGATCTACCAAAACCTTTAGCCTCTGGCGAACAAGTGACTTTCAATGTTGCCTGGTCGTACAACATCCAGGACAGAATGGAATTGGGTGGTCGCTCAGGATATGAATATTTTCCTAAGGATGGAAACTATTTGTACACCATCGCGCAGTGGTTTCCAAGAATGGCTGTTTATGACGATGTAGAGGGCTGGCAACATAAGCAGTTTCTTGGGCGAGGTGAGTTCGCCTTGGAGTTTGGCAATTATAATGTGAAGCTCACCGTTCCGTCAGATTTTATCGTGGCCTCTACCGGTACTCTCCAAAACGAAAACGATGTACTGACTAAAACTCAAAGAGAAAGATTTGCATTGGCAAAGAAGACGTATGACAAACCAGTCATTATAGTCACCGAAGCAGAAGCACGAAAGGCAGAAGCATCCAAAGCCAAGGGTACAAAAACCTGGGAATATCAAGCGGATGATGTACGTGACTTCGCTTTTGCGGCTTCCAGAAAATTCATCTGGGATGCACAGGCTGTGAAGCTAGATACTAAGACGCCTTTGGCCATGTCTTATTACCCTAAGGAGGGTAATCCTCTATGGGAAAAAGAATCGACCAAAGCGGTAGCCAACACTTTGTTGACTTACTCTAAGCATACGATTGAGTATCCGTATCCAGTTGCTATATCTGTACATTCTGCATCAATCGGTATGGAATATCCAATGATCTGCTTCAACTATGGCAGACCCAACGAAGATGGTTCCTACACCGACACAAAAAAATGGGGTATGATCGGCGTTATTATTCACGAAGTGGGGCACAACTTCTTCCCTATGATTATCAACTCCGATGAACGTCAGTGGAGCTGGATGGACGAAGGGCTAGACACTTTTGTGCAGTCGCTAACCGAGAAGGAACATTATCCAGAAAAGCCACTAAAAAGAGGGGAAGCCCGATTGATAGTAGACTACATGAAAGGCGATAAGGAAAATATCAGACCAATCATGACCAACTCAGAGCAAATATTACAATTCGGCGACAATGCCTACGGGAAGCCAGCAGCAGCTCTGAGTATCTTGAGAGAAACCGTGATGGGCCCTGAACTTTTTGATTACGCTTTCAAAACTTACTCTGAGCGATGGGCATTTAAGCGACCAAGTCCGGCAGACTTCTTCCGTACCATGGAAGATGCCTCAGCCGTGGATTTGGATTGGTTTTGGAAAGGCTGGTTCTATACAACCGATCACGTAGACTTATCCTTGTCAAAAGTAAAATGGTATAAGATGGATGTTCCTGAAAATGACATCGAGAACAAAGGGAAGAAGTCGAAGAAAGCGAAAATATCAAGTGGTACCAACAGCCAGAACCTAATGGATTTTGCCAATGATGCGGAGACCTTTTTCTTTGCCGAAACTGACCCTGCTGGAGTTAGTAAGAATTTTCATGAGTTTATGAACATAACAGATGATGCAAGCATAAAGGAAACTAATGCGGACAGAAATTTTTATGAACTGACTTTTGAGAATAAGGGAGGACTTGTGATGCCCATAATTATCGAATGGACTTACGAAGATGGCTCGAAAGAAAGAGAATATCTACCGGCTGAAATCTGGAAGAAAAACGAAAATGTGGTGACCAAGGTGTTTGCCAAAAATAAAAAGGTGACTAATATAGTCGTAGACCCCAATCAAGAAACGGCTGACGTGGCTACAGAAAACAACGTATTTCCAAGGGTGGAAAACAACTCCCGTTTTGACAACTTTATGAACGACGGGGAATAA
- a CDS encoding response regulator transcription factor, which yields MSKNVLIIEDDESISELLTIHLKDMDCQIESQKDGQAGYDSASKGGFDVIILDINLPNKDGLDICRDLRAHKINTPILMLTARSEEIDKILGLETGADDYLTKPFSVREFTARVKAIFRRVEMLKSRHENAEELISTGNIKIDQKKRKVLKAGERVDLTPKEYDLLNLLAKNPGRSYTRERLLSLIWGYEFRGYEHTVNSHINRLRAKIEDDLNQPTYILTTWGVGYRFNDEIN from the coding sequence ATGAGCAAAAACGTACTCATAATAGAAGATGACGAAAGTATTTCCGAGCTTTTGACCATACACCTGAAAGACATGGACTGTCAGATTGAAAGTCAGAAAGACGGACAAGCTGGCTATGATAGTGCTTCCAAAGGAGGTTTTGACGTGATCATTTTGGATATCAACCTACCGAACAAAGATGGCTTGGATATCTGTAGAGACCTCAGAGCCCACAAAATCAACACACCTATTTTGATGCTTACGGCCAGATCGGAAGAAATAGACAAAATACTGGGATTAGAGACTGGTGCGGACGATTATCTAACCAAACCGTTTAGCGTAAGAGAATTTACAGCAAGGGTGAAAGCTATATTCCGTAGGGTAGAAATGCTGAAATCCCGGCATGAAAATGCCGAGGAGTTAATCAGTACAGGAAACATCAAAATAGATCAGAAAAAACGCAAAGTGCTGAAAGCTGGCGAACGGGTAGATCTCACACCAAAGGAATACGACCTGCTTAATTTGCTGGCGAAAAACCCCGGTCGGAGCTATACAAGAGAAAGGTTGCTTTCCCTCATTTGGGGGTATGAATTCAGAGGATACGAACATACGGTCAATTCTCACATCAACAGACTAAGAGCGAAGATTGAAGATGACTTGAACCAACCCACTTATATCCTCACTACTTGGGGAGTAGGCTATAGATTCAATGACGAAATCAACTAA
- a CDS encoding ATP-binding protein: protein MKESILNSSNLFLKLALIFLLLLLSVSGIYFYASFQIAEKHFEEKNQKLNADIAGHIASELKPFLNGTLKEQAADEIMHSMMAVNPSIEVYLLDANGKILNYVAPYKKVVLDSVSLGPIEDFIANYKDEAILGDDPRKAGRKKVFSAKKVEEEGKTLGYIYVILASEEYDSANEQLFGSYILKLGSVYGLITILAALLIGILAIWFITKNLSSTIHTVKRFQQGEMSARIKINSGGEISRLAEAFNEMADTIVGNIENLKSMENLRRELVGNVSHDLRTPLAVIHGFIETLIIKQDQLTEEEKTKYLSRALTGTERLKKLVEELFELSKLEAKQIKPSKEAFFINELMDDIAQKYALLVEEKKIKISAEGHDKPFMVYADISLIERVLQNLIDNAIKFTPENGQIKLQINEKAQEVEIQVTDTGNGIPQDQVPFVFDRYHIGDKRISLDTNSTGLGLAIVKRILEIHDTSINLQSNIGKGTTFSFSLPQHSV from the coding sequence ATGAAAGAATCAATTCTAAATTCTAGCAATTTATTTCTAAAGCTCGCGCTGATCTTTTTGCTTCTATTGCTGTCAGTCTCGGGAATCTATTTCTATGCTTCCTTTCAAATTGCCGAAAAGCATTTCGAAGAAAAAAATCAAAAACTTAATGCCGATATAGCAGGTCATATTGCATCCGAACTCAAACCCTTTTTGAATGGAACCTTGAAAGAACAAGCCGCAGATGAAATCATGCATAGTATGATGGCCGTGAACCCTTCCATTGAAGTATATCTACTAGACGCCAATGGAAAAATATTGAACTATGTGGCTCCTTATAAAAAAGTGGTGCTGGATAGTGTGAGCCTCGGCCCAATCGAGGATTTTATAGCCAATTACAAGGATGAAGCCATATTAGGTGACGACCCTCGAAAGGCTGGGCGAAAGAAGGTATTTTCTGCAAAGAAAGTAGAAGAGGAAGGAAAAACGCTCGGGTATATCTATGTGATTCTAGCCAGTGAAGAGTACGATTCTGCCAACGAGCAGCTGTTTGGTAGCTACATATTGAAACTAGGTTCTGTCTATGGTTTGATCACCATCCTGGCAGCCTTACTTATTGGTATTTTGGCTATTTGGTTTATCACCAAAAATTTGAGTTCTACAATTCATACGGTGAAGAGATTCCAACAAGGGGAAATGAGTGCCCGAATTAAAATTAATAGCGGAGGAGAAATTAGCAGGTTAGCTGAGGCTTTCAATGAAATGGCCGATACCATTGTGGGCAACATCGAAAACCTCAAATCGATGGAAAATCTTCGTAGGGAACTAGTAGGCAATGTTTCTCACGATCTTCGCACACCTTTGGCTGTGATTCATGGGTTTATTGAAACGCTTATTATCAAACAGGATCAACTGACCGAGGAGGAGAAAACAAAATATTTGTCACGGGCACTAACTGGTACCGAAAGGCTGAAGAAATTGGTAGAAGAACTCTTTGAGTTGTCTAAGCTGGAAGCCAAACAAATCAAGCCGAGTAAAGAAGCATTTTTCATCAATGAGCTGATGGATGACATTGCTCAGAAATACGCCCTCCTGGTGGAGGAAAAGAAAATTAAAATATCAGCAGAAGGACATGATAAGCCCTTCATGGTTTATGCTGATATCAGTTTGATCGAAAGAGTGCTGCAAAACCTCATAGACAACGCCATTAAGTTCACACCAGAGAATGGTCAAATTAAACTTCAAATCAATGAAAAAGCACAAGAGGTCGAAATCCAAGTCACCGATACGGGCAACGGCATTCCGCAGGACCAAGTGCCTTTTGTATTCGATCGATATCACATAGGCGATAAACGAATCTCTTTGGATACCAATAGTACTGGGCTAGGTTTAGCGATTGTCAAAAGAATACTTGAAATCCACGATACGTCCATCAATCTACAGAGCAACATTGGCAAAGGCACTACTTTCTCTTTTAGTCTACCTCAGCACTCCGTTTGA
- a CDS encoding anti-sigma factor — MKKILFALLAISITFYSCDDDEDDNQGNLILNLSGLENLGDNYLYEGWIVVDGSPVSTGTFSVDDDGELSATSFAIDGAMLDAATTFVLSIEPSPDSDPAPSATKILGGDFSGNTASATIMHAAAFGTGFGSVTGGYILATPTTTIDTDEASGVWFLDNSSGSPAIGLNNLPDLTDQTGWTYEGWAVIDGTPVSTGTFDMAAGFDDNATTTAFKGDDGDGPAFPGEDFIQNAPSGMTFPTDLKGATIVISIEPVPDNSSAPFTLKPLAGEVPAALADHAFQTMDNIASSTYPSGTISR; from the coding sequence ATGAAAAAAATATTATTCGCATTATTAGCTATTTCCATCACATTCTATTCATGTGATGATGACGAAGATGATAACCAAGGAAACCTGATACTTAACCTGTCTGGGTTAGAAAATCTCGGGGATAATTATTTATACGAAGGGTGGATTGTGGTAGACGGTTCGCCTGTTTCTACGGGTACATTCTCTGTAGATGACGACGGTGAGTTGTCCGCTACTAGTTTTGCCATCGATGGCGCGATGCTCGACGCAGCTACCACTTTTGTACTAAGTATTGAGCCTAGCCCGGATTCAGACCCTGCACCTAGCGCCACCAAAATATTAGGCGGAGATTTCAGTGGAAATACTGCCTCAGCAACCATCATGCATGCGGCAGCTTTTGGCACTGGTTTCGGTAGCGTGACCGGCGGATACATTCTCGCCACACCGACTACCACAATAGATACAGACGAGGCCAGCGGTGTTTGGTTTTTAGATAATTCCTCAGGATCTCCAGCTATAGGATTGAATAACCTTCCGGATCTGACTGACCAAACGGGGTGGACATACGAAGGGTGGGCTGTCATAGATGGGACGCCAGTTTCTACGGGCACATTTGACATGGCCGCTGGCTTTGACGACAATGCTACTACCACTGCATTTAAAGGTGATGACGGTGATGGTCCAGCTTTTCCGGGAGAAGATTTTATTCAAAATGCGCCAAGTGGAATGACCTTTCCTACAGATTTAAAAGGCGCCACAATAGTAATTAGTATTGAGCCGGTACCAGATAATAGTTCAGCTCCATTCACTTTAAAACCATTGGCAGGAGAGGTGCCGGCTGCACTTGCAGATCATGCCTTCCAGACGATGGACAACATTGCGAGTAGTACGTACCCTTCAGGTACAATTTCAAGATAA
- a CDS encoding adenylate/guanylate cyclase domain-containing protein: MKWKKNFRDWLFVVSAWITASLCITAIGMFFQDLQFRFLEIFPTKENQKFIEYFSSGFQYIEGALFGFLFGTVFYFVYWLTENTSLRNKSFGRLMFIKTSLYLVGFVLTFFIVFAFLLTLDFTPVRGVKDMIQTFSSWTFYAAFGTFLTLFTIIINFILEVSKKYGPGNLWNMFMGKYHHPVIEHRIFMFLDLKDSTTYAEKLGHIKYSNLIQKCFLYLNEIVFDHNAQIYQYVGDEAVLTWDSSDLEARKLSIELFFAFQKKLASKADKFEKEFGFVPEFKAGINEGAVTAAEVGYIKRDIAYHGDVLNTGARIQDKCNELGKNLLVSEVFAEQIKSLNLFKQELLGEVALKGKERAINIYAVDKA, from the coding sequence ATGAAGTGGAAGAAAAACTTTCGAGATTGGCTGTTCGTGGTCTCCGCATGGATTACCGCTTCTTTATGCATTACAGCCATTGGCATGTTTTTTCAAGACCTGCAGTTTAGGTTTTTAGAAATATTCCCAACTAAGGAAAATCAGAAATTCATTGAATATTTTTCCTCCGGTTTTCAATACATAGAAGGCGCCTTGTTTGGCTTTCTTTTTGGCACTGTATTCTATTTCGTTTACTGGTTGACGGAAAATACAAGTCTTAGAAATAAATCCTTTGGTCGGTTAATGTTCATTAAAACGTCCCTATATCTTGTTGGATTTGTATTGACATTTTTTATTGTATTTGCCTTTTTATTGACACTAGATTTTACCCCCGTACGTGGAGTAAAGGATATGATTCAAACCTTTTCAAGCTGGACCTTTTATGCTGCATTTGGCACTTTTCTTACTTTGTTTACCATCATTATCAACTTCATACTGGAAGTGAGTAAAAAATATGGCCCCGGCAACCTCTGGAACATGTTCATGGGAAAGTATCATCATCCCGTCATTGAGCACAGAATTTTTATGTTTTTGGATCTAAAAGATTCTACGACGTACGCAGAAAAGTTAGGGCACATCAAATATTCCAACTTAATACAGAAATGTTTCCTTTATCTCAATGAGATTGTTTTCGACCACAACGCTCAGATTTATCAATACGTGGGAGATGAAGCGGTTTTGACTTGGGATTCTTCAGACCTTGAGGCAAGGAAACTTAGTATTGAGCTATTTTTTGCTTTTCAAAAAAAGTTAGCCTCCAAAGCCGACAAATTCGAAAAAGAGTTTGGTTTCGTTCCCGAGTTTAAGGCTGGAATCAACGAAGGGGCGGTAACCGCTGCCGAAGTTGGATATATCAAACGCGATATCGCTTATCATGGCGACGTGCTCAATACAGGAGCCAGAATTCAGGATAAATGTAATGAGCTAGGCAAGAATTTACTAGTATCCGAGGTCTTTGCAGAACAAATCAAAAGTTTAAACCTCTTTAAACAGGAGTTACTTGGAGAAGTGGCACTAAAAGGGAAAGAACGCGCAATTAACATTTACGCTGTAGACAAAGCATAA